One Bombus fervidus isolate BK054 chromosome 2, iyBomFerv1, whole genome shotgun sequence DNA segment encodes these proteins:
- the LOC139998187 gene encoding uncharacterized protein — MFLLLCLPLVVAVPLNPTLEGYNLELVDGILKDVQFHDKHIDELDLSGLGILRLEKNAFDNVPSLKSLNLANNSLESLPEFMFSNLTNLEYLSLAQNNLTSLENLFIRLEKLQVLNISCNPIIHLRRGHLFGLTKSTSILTEGNVLWSISTGTFTNSFLKDDEELKYLEKVKAEEYIEQPNDGVEKEIEKATESSVLKDFAPSTKSSIKKGQKLKLCIPNNILLSIEPLEDNKQVANGCLEIPVNEKERSVSLRGLGIKGFHEKWYQLQYLPLVSLDLANNEITEITKELLNDLPEDLIYVNLMGNRIRGIWSQVIENKYLKILNLRNNLIDKVEDDAFAKTNLTTLFLNGNQLENLSFASSLPDTLTELILAANQISAIPDTAFSNLPRLVYLNLANNKIQKLQNNVFKGLDSLQVLIITKNSLTDIERQAFSDLKQLTTLYLHRNSLAELQKGTFSELESLKDLNLAWNKLGKITADTFADLPQTLDFLHIDFNEINSLEKASFVNVPRFTLSLTGNKISSIPKGTFDLPTLRDLHLSNNTLTTIDGDSYEGLPQLKRLWLNENQINEIPKGSCKNLGSLSILDISKNPLQTLQNGALYGLSLVRGNFLYIYNNQLKELQGGVFEDI, encoded by the coding sequence ATGTTTCTTCTTCTGTGCTTGCCCTTGGTGGTAGCGGTGCCACTGAATCCAACCCTAGAGGGGTACAACTTGGAACTGGTGGATGGAATCCTGAAAGACGTACAATTCCATGACAAACACATCGACGAGCTGGATTTATCCGGTTTAGGAATTCTTCGCTTAGAAAAGAACGCTTTCGACAACGTACCGTCTCTAAAATCCTTGAACTTGGCCAATAACTCGCTCGAATCGCTTCCAGAATTCATGTTCTCCAATTTGACAAACTTAGAATACTTATCCCTAGCGCAGAACAACTTAACCAGCCTTGAAAACTTGTTCATCCGCTTGGAGAAGCTTCAGGTGTTGAACATTTCCTGCAATCCCATAATACACCTTCGTAGAGGACATTTGTTCGGTCTAACGAAATCCACCAGCATATTAACGGAAGGAAACGTTCTTTGGAGCATAAGCACGGGAACATTCACGAATTCATTCCTGAAAGACGACGAAGAGTTGAAATACTTGGAGAAGGTGAAGGCTGAGGAATATATCGAACAACCGAACGACGGAGTAGAAAAAGAGATAGAAAAGGCGACAGAGAGTAGCGTGTTGAAGGATTTCGCGCCATCCACGAAATCGTCGATAAAGAAAGGCCAGAAGTTAAAATTGTGCATACCAAATAACATATTGCTATCTATAGAACCACTCGAAGACAATAAACAGGTGGCGAATGGATGTCTGGAGATACCAGtgaacgagaaagaaagatcTGTCAGCCTCCGAGGATTAGGAATCAAAGGATTCCACGAAAAATGGTATCAATTACAATACCTTCCGTTAGTTTCTTTGGACCTTGCGAACAACGAGATCACAGAAATCACCAAGGAACTACTGAACGATCTTCCCGAGGATCTGATTTACGTGAATCTGATGGGTAACAGGATCAGAGGTATCTGGAGCCAGGTGATCGAAAACAAGTACCTAAAAATACTGAATCTTCGAAACAATCTCATAGACAAAGTGGAGGATGATGCTTTCGCGAAAACCAATTTGACTACCCTGTTTCTTAATGGAAATCAGCTGGAGAACCTTTCGTTCGCTTCTAGTTTGCCCGATACTCTGACAGAGCTGATATTAGCGGCAAACCAGATCTCTGCCATTCCCGACACGGCTTTCTCGAATCTGCCTCGCCTGGTCTACCTGAACCTGGCTAACAACAAGATTCAGAAACTGCAGAACAACGTATTTAAGGGATTGGATTCGTTGCAGGTGTTGATTATTACTAAAAACAGCCTGACAGATATCGAACGCCAGGCGTTCTCCGATTTGAAACAGTTGACTACTCTTTATCTTCATCGAAATAGTCTGGCAGAGCTTCAAAAGGGTACGTTCTCGGAATTGGAGAGTCTGAAGGACTTGAACCTGGCTTGGAATAAACTGGGTAAGATCACTGCCGACACTTTTGCGGATCTACCTCAGACTTTGGACTTCCTTCACatcgatttcaacgaaataaaCAGCCTAGAAAAGGCTAGCTTCGTCAATGTTCCCAGATTTACGTTGTCTCTCACTGGAAATAAAATCTCGAGTATCCCAAAAGGAACCTTCGATCTACCTACGCTTAGAGATTTGCATCTGAGTAACAATACCTTGACGACTATCGATGGCGACAGTTACGAAGGTCTGCCTCAATTGAAACGCCTTTGGTTAAATGAGAATCAAATCAACGAAATACCGAAAGGTTCCTGTAAGAATTTAGGAAGTTTGAGTATTCTGGATATTTCGAAGAATCCGCTGCAGACGCTACAAAACGGCGCTCTTTATGGACTGAGTTTGGTTAGAGGGAACTTCTTGTATATCTACAATAACCAACTGAAGGAACTGCAGGGTGGAGTTTTTGAAGATATTTAA